Proteins from a single region of Magnetospirillum sp. 15-1:
- a CDS encoding MFS transporter, with protein MSEPAKIQNVVPPMTYSAKYRAWLLFLLVLVYACSFLDRIIIAILARPIKADLSLSDFQLGLLGGLAFALLYAVAGIPMGRMAEKKRRINVISASIVAWSGFAALCGLAQNFWQMVLFRAGVGIGEAGGTPAAHSLIADHFPPERRATALSIYALGVPVGILIASFAGGWLAQMFGWRYTFVVLGLPGMAIGMLTYFTLHEPRRGLSDGANSAASSDAVPPMTAVLKRVWSMHGARHMIIGTTVGAFALQGINQFIPIYLGRVFDMGLAKAGFTFGIIVGIGGLIGIALGGYLSDRLAVWDKRWYGWVPGLATLGAVPIAAYGFLSNNVTEATVAIFGYIVLVMVWNGPTFSVVHASVHPRMRASSTALVLLVISVIGHGMGPAVIGFASDWFATRAFTGAGVYHAACVAGMASLQPGSELAAACAKASAEGIRFGMLSFVPLIGWAGLHYVWASVSLRSDLKQVPAGHEHPSLAVAVAETES; from the coding sequence ATGAGTGAGCCGGCCAAGATACAAAATGTTGTCCCGCCGATGACATACTCGGCAAAATACCGAGCATGGCTCCTGTTTCTTCTCGTGCTCGTATATGCGTGTAGTTTTCTTGACCGAATCATTATTGCGATCTTAGCGAGGCCGATCAAAGCCGATCTGTCCCTGAGTGACTTCCAGCTTGGACTTCTCGGGGGCCTCGCCTTCGCCCTGTTATATGCCGTCGCCGGTATTCCCATGGGGCGCATGGCGGAGAAAAAACGTCGGATCAACGTCATTTCCGCCAGCATTGTTGCCTGGTCGGGCTTCGCGGCGCTCTGCGGTCTGGCCCAGAATTTCTGGCAGATGGTGCTGTTCCGGGCTGGCGTCGGCATCGGTGAAGCCGGTGGAACACCGGCGGCCCATTCGCTGATCGCCGACCATTTCCCCCCGGAACGGCGGGCCACCGCCTTGTCCATCTATGCCCTGGGCGTTCCCGTCGGCATTCTGATCGCCTCGTTCGCCGGCGGTTGGCTGGCTCAGATGTTCGGCTGGCGTTACACCTTCGTGGTCTTGGGCTTGCCGGGAATGGCCATCGGCATGCTCACCTATTTCACCCTGCACGAGCCGCGTCGAGGATTGTCGGACGGAGCCAATTCCGCGGCAAGTTCCGATGCCGTCCCCCCAATGACGGCCGTGCTTAAGCGCGTGTGGTCCATGCACGGGGCGCGGCACATGATCATCGGCACGACGGTGGGCGCCTTCGCCCTTCAGGGGATCAACCAGTTCATTCCCATCTATCTCGGCCGTGTCTTCGACATGGGCCTGGCCAAGGCGGGTTTTACCTTCGGGATCATCGTCGGTATCGGTGGGCTGATCGGAATCGCGCTCGGGGGATATCTGTCCGATCGTCTGGCGGTGTGGGACAAGCGCTGGTACGGGTGGGTGCCGGGCTTGGCGACCCTCGGCGCGGTTCCGATCGCGGCCTATGGCTTTCTGAGCAACAACGTGACCGAAGCGACAGTCGCCATCTTCGGCTACATCGTTCTCGTCATGGTCTGGAATGGCCCGACATTCAGCGTCGTCCATGCCTCGGTTCATCCCCGCATGCGGGCATCGTCCACCGCCCTGGTTCTGCTGGTCATCAGCGTGATCGGACATGGAATGGGGCCGGCGGTGATCGGCTTTGCCAGCGACTGGTTCGCGACGCGGGCGTTCACCGGCGCCGGTGTCTATCACGCCGCCTGCGTGGCCGGAATGGCGTCGCTTCAGCCGGGGTCGGAACTGGCTGCGGCGTGCGCCAAGGCGTCGGCGGAGGGAATTCGCTTCGGCATGCTGTCGTTCGTTCCGCTGATTGGATGGGCGGGGCTTCATTATGTCTGGGCGAGTGTGTCGCTGCGTTCCGACCTGAAGCAAGTTCCGGCCGGTCACGAGCATCCCTCTCTGGCCGTCGCCGTCGCCGAGACCGAGAGCTGA
- a CDS encoding GMC family oxidoreductase N-terminal domain-containing protein, translating into MKGSYSQVVDYVVIGAGTAGCVVARRLAEAGGHSVLLLEAGGADRNPFIHMPVGFLKTLQNPSLSWGYTSEPEPNLGGREIPIPRGKVLGGSSSINGLFHIRGHARDFDEWRELGNEGWGYADVLPYFKRSESSWRGDGPYHGGEGPLSVKAIDTAKLLHEPLKQAAVNAGYLFSEDYDGAVQEGFAKGEVAINRRGRRASSAEAYLRKGGKPSNLTVWTGALTHRILIENNRAVGLECVRGGELHRIKVEGEIILSGGAYNSPQLLMLSGIGPANDLRRVGVKPILDLPGVGRNLIEHPRLPLRFTASAPVTFTNELRLDRAIMSFFNWALFGKGPFATQICSGTVLLRTDPSLDRPDIQLLCNPVGFDARLWVPGLIRPREHSFYITVCLVHQKSRGHVTLRSSNPAHSPRIFLNLLSAPEDAVALREGLKAARSIYRTEPQAAITGAETIPGAHIASDQDIDLAMRDLLGITHHPVGTCRMGSDADAVVDSRLRVHGIEGLRVADASIMPTIPGANTNAATVMVGEKAADLILGLLLPPEYP; encoded by the coding sequence GTGAAAGGTTCCTATTCCCAGGTCGTCGACTACGTCGTGATCGGCGCGGGGACGGCAGGCTGTGTCGTGGCGCGCCGTCTGGCGGAAGCGGGCGGGCATTCGGTCCTGCTGCTCGAGGCCGGCGGCGCCGACCGCAACCCTTTTATCCATATGCCGGTGGGATTTCTGAAGACTCTCCAGAATCCCTCGTTGAGCTGGGGATATACCAGCGAACCCGAACCTAATCTGGGGGGGCGGGAAATTCCCATTCCCCGGGGAAAAGTGCTGGGCGGGTCGTCGTCCATCAACGGGCTGTTCCATATTCGAGGTCATGCCCGGGATTTCGACGAGTGGCGTGAACTCGGCAACGAAGGTTGGGGCTATGCCGATGTCTTGCCCTATTTCAAGCGCTCGGAGAGCAGTTGGAGGGGGGATGGTCCCTATCACGGCGGCGAGGGGCCACTGTCGGTCAAGGCCATCGATACCGCCAAGCTGCTGCACGAGCCGTTGAAGCAGGCGGCGGTCAATGCGGGATATCTTTTTTCCGAGGATTATGACGGCGCCGTCCAGGAAGGCTTCGCCAAGGGCGAGGTCGCCATCAATCGGCGGGGGCGCCGCGCCAGTTCCGCCGAGGCGTATTTGCGAAAGGGCGGCAAGCCTTCCAATCTGACGGTATGGACCGGGGCCCTGACCCACCGCATCCTGATCGAGAACAATCGGGCGGTTGGGCTCGAGTGCGTTCGCGGGGGCGAGCTTCATCGTATCAAGGTGGAAGGCGAGATCATCTTGTCGGGTGGAGCCTACAACTCCCCCCAGCTTCTGATGCTCTCCGGGATCGGACCCGCCAACGACCTGCGCCGGGTGGGCGTCAAGCCGATCCTGGACCTTCCGGGGGTCGGCCGGAATCTGATCGAGCATCCCCGGCTGCCGCTGCGCTTTACCGCCTCGGCTCCGGTGACGTTCACCAACGAATTGCGCCTCGACCGGGCCATCATGTCTTTCTTCAATTGGGCCTTGTTCGGCAAGGGACCGTTCGCGACCCAGATATGCAGCGGGACCGTGCTGCTTCGAACCGATCCGTCACTGGATCGGCCCGATATCCAATTGCTGTGCAATCCGGTGGGCTTCGACGCCAGACTCTGGGTCCCCGGCCTGATCCGGCCGCGGGAGCATTCCTTTTATATTACCGTCTGCCTGGTCCATCAGAAGAGCCGTGGCCACGTGACGCTGCGTTCGTCCAATCCGGCCCATTCCCCACGCATATTCCTTAATCTGCTGTCGGCGCCCGAAGATGCCGTCGCCCTGCGGGAAGGCCTCAAGGCGGCGCGCTCCATATACCGGACCGAACCCCAGGCCGCCATCACCGGCGCCGAGACCATTCCGGGCGCTCATATCGCCTCCGACCAGGATATCGACCTCGCCATGCGCGATCTGCTCGGGATCACTCACCATCCCGTGGGGACCTGTCGCATGGGAAGCGATGCCGACGCCGTGGTGGATTCGCGGCTGCGTGTCCACGGTATCGAGGGGCTGCGGGTGGCCGACGCCTCGATCATGCCGACCATTCCCGGCGCCAATACCAACGCCGCCACCGTGATGGTCGGCGAGAAGGCGGCCGACTTGATCCTCGGCTTGCTGCTGCCGCCGGAATACCCGTGA
- a CDS encoding DcaP family trimeric outer membrane transporter, whose protein sequence is MKGNRTPISAIIGLALCGGAGAAHAGAAEDQLEKLNQQIKSLQESVRDLQAKQGEVSKSTVAASAAGAPLPDSVPPGFIGVPGTQTSVRLGGAIMLEGMFDVGQKGPEGTIAAGVAVNSPNNASNNPYRKGYTRFSAKYTQLEFESRTKLQDGETLRAFAAMDFAGTTTANPVVQSSTNAYVPRLREAYLTYGNWLVGQTAPIFADPASITEPLDAGLHHSGMNLNRMPQITYTYPYDKNTKLAASLVGPASSYTTWNNVQESEYDSGTQGARAISTYPDLNVAATYEDTWGHVMGHGMARQIRSDDSIKDTSVFGWGVGLTGHFNVPLGATDITGGTSRFNYGLNYGDGIANYITDLGYQGAVMDPRGNLHSVKALGWYGGYTQVWDPNWRSSVRYSESLSDKSNFLSNAAAAAWNTKLDLFGVNTVYQMTPKWKFGLEWEWQYRQVQDRSDGHSSRWVTFTKLSF, encoded by the coding sequence ATGAAAGGTAATAGAACACCTATTTCCGCCATCATCGGGTTGGCGTTATGTGGAGGAGCAGGGGCGGCCCATGCGGGGGCGGCCGAGGATCAACTTGAAAAGCTCAACCAGCAGATCAAGTCTCTGCAGGAAAGCGTCAGGGACCTGCAGGCCAAGCAGGGAGAGGTGAGCAAGTCCACGGTCGCGGCCTCTGCCGCTGGGGCTCCGCTTCCGGACAGCGTGCCCCCGGGATTCATCGGCGTTCCCGGAACCCAAACCTCTGTCCGTCTGGGCGGTGCCATCATGCTCGAGGGCATGTTCGACGTCGGGCAGAAGGGGCCGGAGGGGACCATCGCCGCCGGCGTCGCCGTCAACAGCCCGAACAACGCCTCGAACAATCCCTACCGGAAAGGGTATACCCGGTTCAGCGCCAAGTATACCCAACTGGAATTCGAGAGCCGTACCAAGCTGCAGGATGGCGAGACACTTCGCGCCTTCGCCGCCATGGACTTCGCCGGAACCACCACTGCGAACCCCGTGGTGCAAAGTTCGACCAACGCCTACGTCCCGCGTTTGCGCGAAGCCTATCTGACCTACGGGAACTGGCTGGTGGGGCAGACCGCGCCGATCTTCGCCGACCCGGCTTCGATCACCGAGCCGCTGGATGCCGGCCTCCACCATTCCGGCATGAATCTCAACCGCATGCCGCAGATCACCTATACCTATCCTTACGACAAGAACACCAAGCTGGCGGCCTCGCTGGTCGGCCCCGCGTCGTCCTACACCACCTGGAACAATGTCCAGGAATCGGAATACGACAGCGGCACCCAGGGCGCCAGGGCCATTTCCACCTATCCGGATCTCAACGTGGCGGCGACCTATGAAGATACCTGGGGCCACGTCATGGGGCACGGTATGGCACGTCAGATCCGTTCGGACGATTCCATCAAGGACACATCGGTCTTCGGGTGGGGCGTCGGCCTTACCGGCCATTTCAATGTTCCGCTGGGCGCCACCGACATAACCGGGGGCACCTCGCGCTTCAACTACGGCCTCAATTATGGCGACGGTATCGCCAACTACATCACCGACCTGGGTTACCAGGGGGCCGTCATGGACCCGCGCGGGAACCTCCACTCGGTCAAGGCCTTGGGGTGGTATGGCGGCTATACCCAGGTTTGGGACCCGAACTGGCGCAGTAGTGTCCGCTACAGTGAAAGCCTGTCGGACAAGTCGAATTTCCTCAGCAACGCGGCTGCCGCCGCCTGGAACACCAAGCTGGATCTGTTCGGCGTGAACACCGTCTATCAGATGACGCCAAAGTGGAAGTTCGGTTTGGAATGGGAATGGCAGTATCGCCAGGTCCAGGACCGGTCGGACGGCCATTCCAGCCGGTGGGTCACCTTCACGAAGCTCAGTTTCTGA